A genomic stretch from Telopea speciosissima isolate NSW1024214 ecotype Mountain lineage chromosome 7, Tspe_v1, whole genome shotgun sequence includes:
- the LOC122668080 gene encoding BEL1-like homeodomain protein 1, whose translation MATYFHGTSEIQADGLQTLYLMNPGYVGYPDAQPPTNMVFLNSAGNTLNSANLSHPPQPQQSQHLVGIPLQSASVAAAAATSAASQDPGRQSVHAHHEMSLIHGFVPRVHYNLWTSMDPTAGATGGQQTTQQHHIPTSVANNSVSSGVTDVSSQLGLRRSIMPPSQQGLSLSLSPQQSVYGSYRPESDIPVTGQASAISPTNGNDMRMSGGGGSSPSASVVPNGISGMQSVLLGSKYLKAAQQLLDEVVNVGNGIKNEFSKGVKEQDKINRESTTATGEGSSGAGGETSTKRGAELTTAERQELQMKKAKLVSMLDEVEQRYRQYHHQMQIVVSSFEQAAGFGSAKTYTALALQTISKQFRCLKDAISAQIRATSKSLGEEECLGGKTEGSRLRFVDHQLRQQRALQQLGMMQHNAWRPQRGLPERSVSVLRAWLFEHFLHPYPKDSDKHMLAKQTGLTRSQVSNWFINARVRLWKPMVEEMYLEEIKEHEQNGGSSEEKTSKSELNEESSVSKLTAQQENSTPVRADRNKNLKLNIEGNPTHANPNNSPLSAAISSPSTSTMGGNIQAQCGFSLIGSPSSDVGAAGLMQGSPKKSRTNNLQNSQSSFASMDMDVKPAGENNNRDFSAKFGDERQSRDGYSLLMGGTSHGGGGGFGGYSIGELGRFDPEQFPPPRFSGNGVSLTLGLPHCENLSLSGTHHQQTYLPNQNNIQLGRRLEMAGNTGEPNNDFCGINTTTPTSHSTATYESINLQNRKRFAAQLLPDFVA comes from the exons ATGGCGACGTACTTTCATGGAACTTCGGAAATCCAAGCTGACGGGTTACAGACGCTTTATCTGATGAACCCTGGCTATGTCGGATACCCTGACGCACAACCCCCAACCAACATGGTTTTCCTCAATTCCGCCGGAAATACCTTGAACTCTGCAAACCTCTCTCATCCACCACAACCCCAGCAGAGCCAGCACTTGGTCGGAATCCCACTTCAGTCCGCCTCCGTTGCCGCGGCAGCCGCCACTTCCGCAGCGTCGCAAGACCCCGGCCGCCAATCGGTGCATGCCCACCACGAGATGTCGCTCATTCATGGCTTTGTCCCTCGCGTTCACTACAATCTATGGACGTCCATGGACCCGACGGCGGGAGCCACCGGAGGCCAGCAAACCACCCAACAGCACCATATTCCGACGTCAGTTGCAAACAATTCGGTCAGTAGCGGTGTCACCGACGTTTCCTCGCAATTGGGTCTTCGTCGGTCGATCATGCCGCCGTCTCAACAAGGGCTGTCTCTGAGCCTCTCGCCGCAGCAGTCAGTTTATGGGTCTTACCGTCCGGAGTCTGATATTCCGGTCACAGGCCAAGCCTCAGCGATATCTCCGACAAACGGCAACGACATGAGGATGTCAGGCGGCGGCGGCTCATCTCCGTCTGCGTCGGTGGTGCCCAATGGGATTTCTGGTATGCAGAGTGTTCTGTTGGGTTCCAAGTACTTGAAGGCCGCCCAACAGCTGCTCGATGAAGTCGTTAATGTCGGGAATGGAATAAAGAATGAATTTTCAAAGGGGGTTAAAGAGCAGGATAAAATAAACAGAGAGTCTACTACTGCCACCGGAGAAGGTTCAAGCGGTGCTGGAGGTGAAACAAGCACAAAGCGTGGAGCAGAGCTCACAACTGCAGAGAGACAGGAGCTTCAGATGAAGAAGGCTAAGCTTGTTAGTATGCTTGATGAG GTGGAACAAAGATACAGGCAATATCATCACCAAATGCAGATAGTAGTTTCTTCATTTGAACAAGCAGCAGGGTTCGGTTCTGCGAAAACATATACAGCCCTTGCTCTGCAGACGATCTCAAAGCAATTCAGGTGTCTGAAAGATGCAATTTCAGCTCAAATCAGAGCTACAAGCAAGAGCTTAGGTGAAGAAGAGTGCTTAGGAGGGAAAACTGAAGGTTCTAGACTAAGGTTCGTTGATCATCAACTTCGACAACAACGGGCACTTCAACAGCTAGGAATGATGCAACACAATGCTTGGAGACCTCAGAGAGGATTGCCGGAAAGATCTGTTTCTGTTCTTCGTGCCTGGCTATTCGAGCACTTCCTTCACCC ATATCCCAAGGATTCAGACAAACACATGCTTGCAAAGCAAACAGGGCTTACTAGGAGCCAG GTCTCCAACTGGTTCATAAATGCTCGAGTTCGTCTATGGAAGCCAATGGTTGAAGAAATGTATCTGGAGGAAATCAAAGAACATGAACAGAATGGAGGGTCATCAGAGGAGAAAACAAGTAAAAGTGAACTCAATGAAGAGTCATCTGTGTCTAAATTAACTGCTCAGCAAGAGAACAGTACTCCAGTTAGAGCAGACCGCAACAAAAATCTCAAGTTAAATATTGAAGGCAATCCAACTCATGCCAACCCAAATAATTCTCCATTATCTGCTGCAATTTCGAGTCCTTCAACATCGACAATGGGTGGAAACATCCAAGCCCAATGTGGATTCTCCCTTATCGGGTCACCATCTTCGGATGTGGGAGCAGCAGGGCTCATGCAAGGAAGTCCCAAGAAGTCCAGGACAAACAACTTGCAGAATTCACAGAGTAGCTTTGCATCCATGGACATGGACGTGAAGCCTGCAGGGGAGAATAACAACAGAGATTTCAGTGCGAAATTCGGTGATGAAAGACAGAGCAGAGATGGTTACTCATTATTAATGGGAGGAACAAGtcatggaggaggaggaggatttgGTGGATATTCAATTGGGGAGCTTGGGAGGTTTGATCCTGAGCAATTCCCACCACCTAGGTTCTCTGGCAATGGAGTTTCACTTACTCTTGGTCTTCCCCATTGtgaaaacctctctctctcaggaACTCATCATCAACAGACCTACCTACCAAACCAGAACAATATTCAACTGGGAAGGAGACTCGAGATGGCGGGGAATACTGGAGAACCTAATAATGATTTCTGTGGGATAAACACTACTACTCCAACTTCTCATTCCACTGCCACTTATGAGAGCATCAACCTTCAGAACAGAAAGAGGTTTGCAGCACAGTTGTTACCGGATTTCGTGGCCTGA